In the Candidatus Neomarinimicrobiota bacterium genome, one interval contains:
- a CDS encoding phosphotransferase family protein, with product MDNDTISVRPDERFDESCLAEYLRGKLEGTEKALTVRQFGGGAANLTYLLDYGACKYVLRRPPLGPVAPSSHDMDREFKVLSVLHEAFPYAPQAFLLCADPDVIGAPFFIMDRRRGIVIRRNLPKEFSSMPEAPRYMSKALIDVLAKFHKVDYNVLGLSELGKPEGFISRQVNGWYTRWEKAKHQEMPEMDEIYAWLENNLPDSTHYSLVHNDYKLDNIMFSKNSPKEVVAVFDWDMCTLGDPLSDLGSLLSYWSEPSDPEFLRKAAMMPTENGFLFRNELLERYSEIIGRDISAIKFYHVLGLFRVVGIVAQIYIRYVRGQTEDKRFAIFGDMIPFLTQSALNLIQEP from the coding sequence ATGGATAATGATACCATCTCCGTTCGCCCTGATGAACGGTTTGATGAATCGTGTCTTGCTGAATATTTGCGGGGAAAACTCGAAGGCACTGAAAAAGCACTTACAGTAAGGCAATTTGGCGGTGGTGCTGCCAATCTAACCTATCTCTTAGACTACGGAGCCTGTAAATATGTTTTAAGACGGCCTCCTCTTGGACCTGTGGCACCATCCTCGCATGACATGGACCGAGAGTTTAAGGTTCTTTCAGTTCTACATGAGGCGTTCCCATACGCACCACAGGCGTTTCTGTTATGTGCTGATCCAGATGTTATCGGTGCACCTTTTTTCATCATGGATCGACGGCGGGGTATTGTGATAAGGAGAAACTTGCCAAAAGAATTTTCCAGCATGCCGGAAGCTCCTCGCTATATGAGTAAGGCCTTGATAGACGTACTCGCAAAATTTCACAAAGTTGACTATAATGTTTTAGGATTAAGTGAACTGGGAAAACCGGAAGGTTTCATCTCCCGCCAAGTGAATGGTTGGTACACTCGATGGGAAAAGGCAAAACACCAGGAAATGCCAGAGATGGATGAGATTTACGCCTGGCTTGAGAATAACCTTCCAGATTCAACACATTATTCTCTTGTTCACAATGATTACAAACTGGACAATATTATGTTTTCCAAAAACAGTCCTAAAGAGGTGGTAGCAGTTTTTGATTGGGATATGTGTACACTAGGTGATCCATTAAGTGATCTCGGTTCATTGTTGAGTTATTGGAGTGAACCGTCTGACCCAGAATTTTTAAGGAAAGCGGCAATGATGCCTACGGAAAATGGATTCTTATTCCGAAATGAACTGTTGGAACGTTATTCAGAAATAATCGGTCGTGATATTTCAGCTATAAAATTTTATCATGTTCTTGGCCTTTTTCGTGTAGTAGGGATTGTGGCCCAGATATATATCAGGTATGTAAGAGGTCAAACTGAAGACAAGCGTTTTGCTATATTTGGTGATATGATACCCTTCCTGACTCAGTCAGCGCTAAATCTTATTCAGGAGCCCTGA
- a CDS encoding SMP-30/gluconolactonase/LRE family protein, which translates to MNKIREILLFLFLSMVLYLFFWPVPVDPVIWEPPHSPALEGDYTPNNYLVNVERFGLGDGIGPEDVDVDAFGNIYTGYEEGEIIRYKPDGSGGERFAHTGGRPLGLEFDKYGNLIVADALQGLLSIDPVGKITVLTTGTNDVKFGFADDLDISPDGTIYFSDASSKTGITDYRHDIVDHRPYGGLFAYEPQSKRTYLVQDSMYFANGVAVSPEGDFVLVNETSEYRVRKVWIKGNMKGKSEILMDGLPGFPDGISSNGRGIYWIALPSRRQTIIDDLSDNPIMRKMILRLPEAIQPAPQRYGFVLGIDGEGNVVHNLQDPSPDSFSPITSVEEHDGMLYLGSLTYSGFARIRAPE; encoded by the coding sequence ATGAATAAAATTCGTGAGATATTACTTTTCCTTTTTCTTTCGATGGTTCTTTATCTTTTTTTCTGGCCTGTTCCCGTAGATCCTGTCATTTGGGAACCTCCTCATTCTCCTGCCTTGGAAGGTGATTACACCCCTAATAACTATTTAGTAAACGTTGAAAGATTTGGTTTGGGTGATGGTATTGGGCCAGAAGATGTCGATGTAGATGCTTTCGGTAATATATACACCGGTTATGAAGAAGGTGAAATAATCCGGTATAAACCTGACGGCAGTGGAGGAGAGCGCTTCGCCCACACTGGCGGCCGACCTTTAGGTCTAGAGTTTGATAAATATGGGAATCTCATAGTTGCTGACGCACTCCAGGGACTACTCTCCATTGATCCTGTAGGAAAAATCACCGTCTTAACAACAGGTACCAATGATGTCAAGTTCGGGTTTGCCGACGATCTGGATATTTCTCCAGATGGAACAATCTATTTTTCAGATGCATCTTCAAAAACTGGTATTACTGACTACAGACATGATATTGTTGATCACCGCCCCTATGGTGGTCTATTTGCTTATGAGCCCCAAAGTAAAAGGACTTATCTGGTACAAGACAGTATGTATTTTGCCAATGGCGTTGCTGTCAGCCCGGAAGGTGATTTTGTTTTGGTAAATGAAACAAGTGAATACAGGGTGAGAAAAGTGTGGATTAAAGGAAACATGAAAGGTAAGAGTGAGATTCTCATGGATGGACTTCCCGGGTTCCCTGATGGAATTTCTTCTAATGGTCGTGGAATCTATTGGATTGCACTACCATCAAGACGGCAGACCATTATTGACGATCTTTCTGATAACCCTATTATGAGGAAGATGATTCTTCGGTTGCCAGAAGCCATTCAACCTGCCCCACAAAGATATGGCTTTGTTTTGGGAATTGATGGAGAAGGGAATGTCGTTCATAATCTCCAGGACCCTTCACCTGATTCATTTTCACCCATAACCAGTGTGGAAGAGCATGACGGTATGCTCTACCTTGGGAGCCTTACTTATTCCGGTTTTGCCAGAATCAGGGCTCCTGAATAA
- a CDS encoding acyl-CoA dehydrogenase translates to MIKLTINNKISAFVESEVIPLESLLLSNEFSKLMKHLKNLRKKVKKKGWWTPYLPKNDGGMDLSLTQFAEISEILGKSPLGHYVFNCQAPDIGNIELLRGHGSPDQKSTFLEPLIAGNIRSCFAMTEPDKPGSNPTWMDTTSNLDGNEYIINGRKWFTSAADGASFCIVMAVTDSQSKDKYGRASMFIVSSDNPGYEIVRNISVMGDTGEGYFSHAEVVFQDCRVPTSSLLGNVGSGFTLAQERLGPGRIHHCMRWIGICERAFDLMCRRASSRELSPGHALSNEGVIHNWISESRAEINAARLLVLDCARQIDEKGPYAARRDVSIIKFYVADVLTKILDRAIQTHGALGITDDTPLSFWYRHERGARIYDGADEVHKRSVAKQILKQYTDG, encoded by the coding sequence ATTATTAAGTTGACAATAAATAACAAAATAAGTGCATTTGTCGAGTCTGAAGTGATACCTCTTGAATCTTTATTGCTTTCCAATGAATTCTCGAAACTCATGAAACATCTTAAAAATTTGAGGAAAAAGGTAAAAAAGAAAGGCTGGTGGACGCCCTATCTACCGAAAAATGATGGTGGTATGGATCTTTCATTAACACAATTTGCCGAAATTAGTGAAATTCTTGGCAAATCACCTTTGGGTCATTATGTATTCAATTGTCAAGCTCCTGATATTGGGAATATTGAACTCCTTCGAGGACACGGTTCACCAGATCAGAAAAGTACCTTCCTTGAGCCACTCATTGCAGGAAACATTCGAAGTTGTTTCGCCATGACAGAACCAGATAAACCTGGATCAAATCCTACGTGGATGGATACTACATCAAATTTGGATGGGAACGAATACATCATCAATGGACGAAAGTGGTTCACTTCGGCCGCTGACGGAGCCAGTTTTTGTATTGTCATGGCAGTAACAGATTCACAAAGTAAAGACAAATATGGTCGAGCAAGTATGTTCATTGTCAGTAGTGATAATCCTGGATATGAAATCGTCAGGAATATCTCAGTAATGGGAGATACTGGTGAAGGGTATTTTAGCCATGCGGAAGTGGTTTTTCAGGATTGCCGCGTCCCGACTTCATCCCTGTTGGGCAATGTTGGTTCCGGATTTACACTGGCTCAGGAACGTTTAGGCCCTGGAAGGATTCACCACTGCATGCGGTGGATTGGTATATGCGAAAGGGCCTTCGATCTTATGTGTCGACGCGCATCTTCTCGTGAATTGTCTCCTGGCCATGCATTGTCAAACGAAGGGGTAATTCACAACTGGATTTCAGAATCTAGGGCTGAAATAAATGCTGCGCGACTTTTGGTACTGGATTGTGCCAGACAAATAGATGAAAAAGGACCCTATGCGGCCAGAAGGGATGTCTCTATCATTAAGTTCTATGTGGCTGATGTCCTTACAAAAATTCTGGATAGAGCTATTCAAACGCACGGTGCTCTCGGAATTACCGATGATACCCCCCTCTCCTTCTGGTATCGTCATGAGCGAGGGGCTAGGATTTATGATGGTGCTGATGAGGTTCATAAACGGTCAGTGGCAAAACAGATTCTTAAACAATATACTGATGGATAA
- a CDS encoding glucose 1-dehydrogenase yields the protein MKKPNFDLTDKVAIVTGGSRGIGKAIANGFCNSGATVVIASRKQDGLDKAAEEINSESGKVVPIAAHTGDRDAVENLIQKTLDSCGGIDIVVNNAATNPQFGPLLQSEESQWDKVWEVNVKGYFRLAKASFSHMKKRGGGKIINVSSIAAKLPLIGMGVYSISKAAVVMLTKMLAQELAPDNIQVNAIAPGFIKTQFSSGLWKNEKVHDEILKSIPQRRLAEPEEIAGIALYLASDASSFTTGETMTVDGGQTLGPPFNPVKYY from the coding sequence ATGAAAAAACCAAATTTTGATTTAACAGATAAAGTTGCGATAGTTACGGGAGGATCCCGAGGAATCGGAAAGGCCATTGCAAATGGATTTTGTAATTCAGGGGCCACAGTTGTCATTGCTAGCCGAAAACAGGACGGGTTAGATAAAGCAGCCGAGGAGATCAATAGTGAAAGTGGAAAAGTTGTTCCCATCGCTGCCCATACGGGGGACAGAGATGCTGTGGAAAATCTCATCCAGAAAACGTTAGATTCATGTGGCGGAATTGATATTGTTGTTAATAATGCTGCCACAAACCCGCAGTTTGGTCCACTCCTTCAATCTGAGGAAAGTCAGTGGGATAAAGTTTGGGAAGTGAATGTCAAAGGATATTTTCGATTAGCAAAAGCATCATTTTCACACATGAAGAAACGTGGCGGCGGGAAAATAATCAATGTTTCTTCAATAGCCGCAAAACTACCTCTTATAGGAATGGGAGTCTACTCTATCAGTAAAGCTGCAGTTGTAATGTTGACAAAAATGTTGGCTCAAGAATTGGCACCTGATAATATTCAGGTTAATGCCATTGCTCCGGGATTTATCAAGACTCAATTCAGTTCGGGGCTCTGGAAAAATGAAAAAGTTCACGATGAAATCCTCAAAAGCATCCCTCAAAGAAGGTTGGCAGAACCTGAAGAAATTGCCGGTATAGCTCTCTATCTTGCCTCAGATGCTTCTTCATTTACCACAGGCGAAACCATGACTGTTGATGGTGGGCAAACCCTGGGTCCCCCCTTCAATCCAGTAAAATATTATTAA